A stretch of DNA from Chitinivibrionia bacterium:
CGGACAGGACTCGTCTATAATTATGCACCCCAAAGTCTGGGAAGCGAGCGGACACTTGGCAGGATTTAGCGACCCGCTTGTCGAGTGCTTGCTAACAGGAAGCCGCTTTCGCCCCGACCAATTGGACGCGGAAAGCGGCACGGTTTTTGAATTCAGCGGCGCAAAATCAGGCGTAAATGATAAGCAATGCAGCGACTTATACAAAGTTTTAGCGCGAAATAAAGGCGAATTCGATAAAGCGAAAAAGACCGCGCGCCAATTTTACGAAACCAAACGCGGCATAGAAAAACCCGAACTTTTGGGAGAAAAATCCTACGAAATAAAGGACAGCACAGGCGAATTTAACCCCGAAAACGGCGGACAATTAAGCGAAGCGCGAAACTTTAATTTAATGCTGAAAACATTTTTGGGACCTGCGGAAGACTCGGCGGCAGTAGCGTATTTACGCCCCGAAACAGCGCAGGGTATTTTTGTAAATTTCGGAAATGTTCAACAAGCAATGCGCGCAAAAATCCCGTTTGGAATAGCGCAGGTCGGAAAATCGTTCAGAAACGAAATCACGCCGAAAAATTTCACGTTCCGCACCCGCGAATTTGAGCAGATGGAACTCGAATTTTTCTGCAAACCCGGCACCGACGAAGAATGGCACGAAAAATGGAAAAACGACAGAATGCAGTGGTATATCGACTACGGTATCGACAAAAACAAACTGCGTTTTTACGAGCATCCGAAAGAAAAACTCGCGCATTACGCAAAAAGTTGTTCGGACATTGAATATCTGTATCCGTTCAAAGCCGAGCCCGAATGGGGCGAACTCGAGGGAATTGCAAACCGCACCGATTTCGACCTCAAAACGCACGCCGAACATTCGGGAAAAACACTCTCCTATTTCGACGAAGAAACAAAAGAGCATTACGTTCCTTATGTTATCGAGCCGAGCGCAGGCGCCGACAGAGCAACCTTGGCATTTTTGCTTGACGCCTACACCGAAGAGGGTGAAGGCGACGAAAAGCGCACGCTTCTTAAGCTTCACCCGTCTCTTGCACCCGTAAAAGTTGCAGTTTTGCCGCTCGTTAAAAAAGAAGGAATGCCCGAAATAGCCGAAAAACTCTTCGCAGAATTTTTGGACGAAGATATTGCCGCACAAATCGACATTAACGCCTCAATCGGAAAACGCTACGCCCGCCAAGACGAAATCGGCACCCCGTGGTGCATTACGATAGACGGCGATACCGTTGAGAACGGAACAATAACAATTCGCGACCGCGATACTAAAGAGCAGGAGAAAATTAAGCTTGAAGAAGCGGTAAATTATATTGCAAAGAAGTTGAAAAAAGCAAGACCGTGATTGTAGAAGTGAGCGACCGAGACGGTCGCTCACTGTGTTATTTTTTCCCTCTCGGAAACTCCAAAATTTCCGCTTCGGTATCGCTTTCATTACTTTCAATCAAATCGGCGATTGCTACAATTTTTGTTTCCGACGTTCTGTCGAAACTTTGAAAATAGCCTTTTGCGATATGCGGCGGTTGCAGGCGAATTGAAGCAGGCATAGGCGGAAATGAGATTAAAGAAAGATACTTTATATTTATCCATTTTCCGTAAGGCTCTTCGTCAACGTCCGTTGTGTAATCCGAAACTACGCCATAACAAGCAAGTCGCCATTCATTCTTTTTTTTTGCGGAAATCGGACGAACGAGAAGCGCAAAAGCTTCTTCGCGTTCGGGAATGGTTGCGCATTCGTCTATGTCTATGTATCTTAACGCTAATTCGCGAATTTCTAACGTACTTATGCTTTCTTCCATATTTTATGCTCCAAAACCGTGTTGTCCGATTAAAGGAACAAAGAGCACGGGGTCAAATTCTTGCGTTGTAATTGTTCCGTCGGCGTTTTTTGTGTAGAGGGTTAAGCGTTGCTCGTCGCGACTTCCTACGGGGATGAGAAGTTTTCCGCCGACAGCGAGTTGGTCTATGAGAGGCGTCGATTTAAGAGGCGCGCCGCAGGTAACTATAATTCTGTCGAAAAGCCCCTGTCCGGGCCACCCGACCGAGCCGTCGCCAAGGCGATACGAAATATCCAAGAGCCCTAAACTTTTATGCCGTTGTTTTGCCAATTCCAAAAGCGGACTTAGGCGTTCAACCGTGAAAAGTCGGCGTGTAAAATGCGCTAAAATCGCCGCTTGATAGCCTGACCCCGTTCCTATTTCGAGTATTTTTAAGCCTTCTTTATTTAAGTCCAAAAGGTTTGTCATTTTTGCTACTATAGACGGCTGTGAAATCGTTTGTCCGTTGTTTCCGATGGGCAAGGTAATGTCTTCGTATGCTTTCATCATAAGCGCGTCGTCCACAAAAATGTGTCGCGGAACGGAGGCTATCACTTTTAAAACCGCCTGATTACTGACGCCGCTCTGCATAATTTGCGCCAACATATTTTTCATTGCGAATTCGGGTGCCGATTTATTAAATTGCATCTGTT
This window harbors:
- a CDS encoding protein-L-isoaspartate(D-aspartate) O-methyltransferase, which produces MQFNKSAPEFAMKNMLAQIMQSGVSNQAVLKVIASVPRHIFVDDALMMKAYEDITLPIGNNGQTISQPSIVAKMTNLLDLNKEGLKILEIGTGSGYQAAILAHFTRRLFTVERLSPLLELAKQRHKSLGLLDISYRLGDGSVGWPGQGLFDRIIVTCGAPLKSTPLIDQLAVGGKLLIPVGSRDEQRLTLYTKNADGTITTQEFDPVLFVPLIGQHGFGA
- a CDS encoding glycine--tRNA ligase: MADPRQEKIALLTSLAKRRGFIYQSSEIYGGLRGCWDYGPLGAELKKNVKNAWWRSVVTKNSNVYGQDSSIIMHPKVWEASGHLAGFSDPLVECLLTGSRFRPDQLDAESGTVFEFSGAKSGVNDKQCSDLYKVLARNKGEFDKAKKTARQFYETKRGIEKPELLGEKSYEIKDSTGEFNPENGGQLSEARNFNLMLKTFLGPAEDSAAVAYLRPETAQGIFVNFGNVQQAMRAKIPFGIAQVGKSFRNEITPKNFTFRTREFEQMELEFFCKPGTDEEWHEKWKNDRMQWYIDYGIDKNKLRFYEHPKEKLAHYAKSCSDIEYLYPFKAEPEWGELEGIANRTDFDLKTHAEHSGKTLSYFDEETKEHYVPYVIEPSAGADRATLAFLLDAYTEEGEGDEKRTLLKLHPSLAPVKVAVLPLVKKEGMPEIAEKLFAEFLDEDIAAQIDINASIGKRYARQDEIGTPWCITIDGDTVENGTITIRDRDTKEQEKIKLEEAVNYIAKKLKKARP